Proteins found in one Ptychodera flava strain L36383 chromosome 3, AS_Pfla_20210202, whole genome shotgun sequence genomic segment:
- the LOC139125183 gene encoding polycystin-1-like protein 3 — translation MIEGVYLEEDDVTYFGSRFNMSWLFHAVIIELNSPDPLYGNTMVYILYDLGENSTEYHAYSFSLDVRFQGVHSSIFIPEHYFLMTGGYQLTFTVPQKQNIKFSMSVQHIMCSYLNEVSGIWNSDGCKVSPASNLTSTVCLCNHLTTFATI, via the exons ATGATTGAAGGTGTATATCTTGAAGAAGATGACGTCACATACTTTGGATCCAGATTTAAT ATGTCATGGCTGTTCCATGCTGTCATTATAGAGCTCAATAGCCCCGATCCACTGTACGGGAATACGATGGTGTACATTCTTTATGACCTTGGCGAGAATTCCACGGAATACCATGCATATTCGTTTTCTTTAGACGTTCGTTTTCAAGGTGTTCATTCAAGTATATTTATCCCTGAGCACTACTTTTTAATGACTGGAGGATATCAACTGACCTTTACAGTGCCACAGA AACAAAACATCAAGTTCTCAATGAGTGTCCAGCATATCATGTGTAGCTATCTGAATGAAGTGTCCGGGATCTGGAACAGTGACGGCTGCAAG GTATCACCAGCATCTAACTTGACCTCCACAGTGTGCCTTTGTAATCACCTGACAACATTCGcgacaatttga
- the LOC139125191 gene encoding uncharacterized protein → MAEDILESIDTGIRMLQNASLVTDNGDQDRYLLTQSVLNTTESLSKFIIRYIDPGSGSVVFDTPSIRLNFESDAAEKLTNVTVMIGDGNEFRLPPVESLFADWPSQVTINRIVKWLNRRSFQLGNKAYTNDILSLSFTDREGGELEGKTVK, encoded by the exons ATATACTTGAGTCGATTGATACAGGAATAAGAATGTTACAGAACGCGTCACTAGTTACTGATAATGGTGATCAAGACAGATATTTGCTGACACAATCTGTGCTGAATACAACAGAGAGCCTATCAAAGTTTATTATTCGCTACATTGACCCTGGTAGTGGTTCCGTGGTATTTGATACCCCTTCAATTCGTTTAAACTTTGAAAGCGACGCGGCGGAAAAACTCACCAATGTGACAGTAATGATTGGAGATGGAAACGAATTTAGACTGCCACCAGTAGAAAGTCTATTCGCTGACTGGCCATCTCAAGTCACCATTAACAGGATC GTGAAATGGTTAAACAGAAGATCGTTTCAACTTGGAAATAAGGCTTACACAAATGATATCTTGAGTTTGTCCTTTACTGACAGAGAAGGCGGTGAGCTAGAAGGTAAAACTGTCAAGTAA